DNA from Nitriliruptor alkaliphilus DSM 45188:
ACTGGTACGGCGGCGTGATGCCCTACGAGGTGACCCCCCTCGACGGCATCCGCGAGCGGCTCGGTGACGATGGAACGGTGACCGGGGTCGAGGGGCTCGACCGGGTGGCGTTCAAGGACATCGCCACCGGGGCGTACCTCACGGCGACCGGGACCGGCTCCGGCGACGAGGTCGTCGCGTCGGACACCACGCCGACCACCGCCTCACAGTGGGACGTCAACGAGTGGATGGCCGACTACGCCACGCTGCGCAACGTCGACAACGGCAGGTACCTGACCGGCAACTTCGGGCCGTTCAACACCTCCTCGGAGGAGCCCGGGGGCTGGTTCGTCCAGCAGCAGTTCCGGGTGGAGGCGCAGGACGACGGGACCTACCTGATCCAGTACGTCGGGTACGAGACCAACGAGGGCTGGTGGTGGATCCCCGAGCACTACGTCACCGTCGGCGCCGACGGCAGCGTGGGCACGGGCAGCAAGGCCGACGCCGCCCGGTTCGAGATGGACGTGATCTCGAGCGGTGTGGACGAGGCCGTCGCCGCTGCCTCGGAGGCCGACGCGGCCGTCGTCGTGGTGGGCAGCCAGCCGTTCGTCTACGGGCGCGAGAACCACGACCGAGAGACGCTCGCCCTCGGAGGGAGCCAGCAGGAACTCATCGAGGCGGTCACCGCCGCGAACCCGAACACGGTGGTGGTGCTCGAGACCAGCTATCCGACCACGATGGACGTGGAGCCGGCGTCGCTGCTGTGGACCACGCATGCAGGCTCCGAGACCGGCACCGCGGTCGCCGGCGCGATCTTCGGTGACGTGAACCCCGCCGGGCGCGTGACGCAGACGTGGTACGCCGGCACCGACGATCTGCCGAGCATCCACGACTACGACATCATCAAGAGCGGCTGGACCTACCTGTACCACGAGGGCACGCCGCTCTACCCGTTCGGGCACGGTCTGTCCTACGCCACGTTCGAGTACACCAACCTGCGGACCAACGGCAAGGCCACCGGCGGGAACGGGACCATCCGCGTCCGCGTCGACGTGACCAACACCGGTGAGCTGCCCGGCGAGGAGGTGGTCCAGCTCTACACCCACCAGCGGACCTCGCGCACGACCGTTCCCCGCAAGCAGCTCCGTGCCTTCGACCGGGTGTCGTTGGCGCCGGGCGAGACGCGGACCGTGGAGCTGACCCTGCGGGCGTCGGACCTGGCGACCTGGGACGTGACCCGCGAGCGGTGGGCCGTCGAACGCTCGGACCACGATCTGCTGGTGGGCTCCTCCTCGGAGGACATCCGCCAGCAGACGACGATCCGGGTGAACGGGGAGCGGATCGCGTCGAGGGACCTGTCGACGCCCACCCGAGCCGAGAACTTCGACGACTACTCGGCGGTGCACCTCGTCGACGAGAGCAAGGAACGTGGCACCGCCGTCGAAGCTGCGGCGGACGGCAGCTGGATCGAGTTCGCCGACGCCGATCTCGGGGACGGTGCCGCCACCTTCACGGCCGAGGTCGCGAAGGCGAGCAGCGGCGAAGGCAGCATCGAGATCCGGCTCGACGCACCGGACGGTCCGCTGGCTGGTACCGCCACCGTCCCGAGCACCGGTGACGTGTACGCGTACACGTCGACCACCGCGGGGCTGGTCGGTGCCAGCGGCACGCGTGATGTCTACGTCGTGCTGACCGGCGGCGTGCGGATCGCGAGCTTCTCGCTGGAGTGACCCAGGGCTCCGGTCACCTGCAGTTGGCGCCGCCGCGGTTCGGCTACAGCCACACCGCGGCGGCGCTCGCCTCGCAGGATCGGTACCGACCTGCGGTCGGCGTCAGTGGGTCTGCAACGCCGGTCGGAGGGCGGCAGACGTCGAGCGGATGCGGTCGAGCGCGGCGTCGTCACGGGGGACCGGGTCGAGGACCCGGCCCCGTGAGGTGTCCCAGGACCGGGCGATCTCGGTCGCGGTCTCGCCGGTCAGGGCGGCGGCAGCCTGCACCGCCGCTCCGATCGCGACCAGCTCCTGCGCGTCGGGCAGGTGGATGGCCCGACCGGACAACCTGGCCACCACGTCACGCCACGCCCGCCCGGCTGCACCTCCCCCGATCAGCGTGAGCGGTGCGTCGCGGTCGACCTCGCCCCCGGTCGCCGCGATCGTGTCGAACCCGCCGAGCAGGCTCGCCGCCGCACCCTCGTAGGCTGCGCGGAGGATCTCGCCCGGCGTCGTGCTGTGCCGCAGCCCCACGATCGTGCCGCTGGCACGGGGCAGGTCGGGGGTGCGCTCACCGTCGAGGTAGGGCAGAACCACGCACCGGGTCGCCTCGCTGACGGCGTCACGGTCGAGCCCGAGCCAGCCGGCCATCCGGTCCACCGCCAAGGTGCAGTTGAGGGTGCAGACGAGGGGCAGGAACGCCCCGTCCGCGTCCGCGAACCCCGCCACGACACCGCTCGCGTCCCGTGTCGGCGTCCGTGACGTGACGTAGCCCGTGCCGGAGGTCCCGAGGCTCACGACCGGTGCACCGGGTGGTCGTGCGAGCCCGAGCGCGGCCGCCATGTTGTCGCCGGTCCCAGCGGCAACGACCGCGCCGGGCGCGAGGCCGAGGTCACGCGCTGCCTCGCTGTGGACCTCGCCGGCCACGGCACCCGGGGCGAGCACCTCCGGCAGCCGTCCCTCCTCGAGTTCGACCAGGTCGAGCACCTCGGCGAGGTAGCGCTCCTCGGTGGCCGACCACCAGCCCGTCCCGGAGGCATCGCCACGGTCGGTGACGCCGCGACCCGTGAGGCGTTCGGTCAGATGGTCGTGGGGGAGCCGGATGCTGTGAGCTGCGGCGACGGTGTCCGGCTCGCGGTCTCGTAGCCACGCCAGGCTCGTCACCGTGAAGGAGGCGACCGGGACCGATCCGATCCGTTCGGCCCACACCTCTCCGCCCAGCGCCGTGCGGAGACGGTCGACCACCGAAGCCGATCGCGTGTCGTTCCACAGCACCGCCGGGCGCAACGCGTGACCTCGAGCGTCCTGGAGGACGAGACCGTGTTGCTGGCCCGCCACCGACAGCGCCGCGATGCGGTCGGCGACGCCGGTCGCCGCCAACGCGTCGCGGAGCGCGCGCCACCACACGTCGGGATGGGTCTCGCTCCGGCCATCGTCGTCGGTCTCGACGGTGTGCGGGGCTCGACCGGACGCCACCACGCGTCCGTCCTCGAGG
Protein-coding regions in this window:
- a CDS encoding glycoside hydrolase family 3 protein — encoded protein: MRTTAVTRSTRPLEHTRFLALLTALLLAIGLVGVSSASAEPEDHPFRDPGLPLDERIEDLLSRLTLDEKLSLLHQSQQPIERLGIPYFKAGSEALHGVAWSNHRDQGWGQVLARRATVFPQAVGLASTWNPELIEQVGSVVGDELRGHHAIDPVLWGLQVWAPVVDLLRDPRWGRNEEGYSEDPLLTSAMATAYGSGLSGDDPDYLKVAPVLKHFYGYNNEADRSLSSSDLRPRVKHEYAFAAFKPVIEADAATGIMASYNLVNGRPTHVDPAIDEEVRSWTDRTLFNVSDAWGPRSLVEAQGYFDEHDEAYAAMLKAGLDSFTVDESNAGPTVGFLTSALEKGYLTEDDIDESVRNVLSIRFRLGQFDADGGPYGHITEDVIDRPEHRDLNRRTAEEALVLLNNADGTLPLDPEAATSVAVVGPLHDELYSDWYGGVMPYEVTPLDGIRERLGDDGTVTGVEGLDRVAFKDIATGAYLTATGTGSGDEVVASDTTPTTASQWDVNEWMADYATLRNVDNGRYLTGNFGPFNTSSEEPGGWFVQQQFRVEAQDDGTYLIQYVGYETNEGWWWIPEHYVTVGADGSVGTGSKADAARFEMDVISSGVDEAVAAASEADAAVVVVGSQPFVYGRENHDRETLALGGSQQELIEAVTAANPNTVVVLETSYPTTMDVEPASLLWTTHAGSETGTAVAGAIFGDVNPAGRVTQTWYAGTDDLPSIHDYDIIKSGWTYLYHEGTPLYPFGHGLSYATFEYTNLRTNGKATGGNGTIRVRVDVTNTGELPGEEVVQLYTHQRTSRTTVPRKQLRAFDRVSLAPGETRTVELTLRASDLATWDVTRERWAVERSDHDLLVGSSSEDIRQQTTIRVNGERIASRDLSTPTRAENFDDYSAVHLVDESKERGTAVEAAADGSWIEFADADLGDGAATFTAEVAKASSGEGSIEIRLDAPDGPLAGTATVPSTGDVYAYTSTTAGLVGASGTRDVYVVLTGGVRIASFSLE
- the xylB gene encoding xylulokinase, with translation MDREQHGKLVAGVDTSTQSTKVLVVDLEDGRVVASGRAPHTVETDDDGRSETHPDVWWRALRDALAATGVADRIAALSVAGQQHGLVLQDARGHALRPAVLWNDTRSASVVDRLRTALGGEVWAERIGSVPVASFTVTSLAWLRDREPDTVAAAHSIRLPHDHLTERLTGRGVTDRGDASGTGWWSATEERYLAEVLDLVELEEGRLPEVLAPGAVAGEVHSEAARDLGLAPGAVVAAGTGDNMAAALGLARPPGAPVVSLGTSGTGYVTSRTPTRDASGVVAGFADADGAFLPLVCTLNCTLAVDRMAGWLGLDRDAVSEATRCVVLPYLDGERTPDLPRASGTIVGLRHSTTPGEILRAAYEGAAASLLGGFDTIAATGGEVDRDAPLTLIGGGAAGRAWRDVVARLSGRAIHLPDAQELVAIGAAVQAAAALTGETATEIARSWDTSRGRVLDPVPRDDAALDRIRSTSAALRPALQTH